The following are encoded in a window of Armatimonadota bacterium genomic DNA:
- a CDS encoding endo-1,4-beta-xylanase translates to MPRSMFLGLALIFIGVALVANQSEGTTMLSKELVMRIQRDTEKYRKGNAKIVVFDNKGRPIEGVLVKAEQVSHDFLFGCNIYALDALPDANLNEKYKELFKRLLNYATVPFYWRGFEPEQGKPGYARTDHIVKWCKENNITTKGHPLVWTHQAGVPAWLDESNPTEVKQLLEHRVTAIVSRYKGQIDIWDVVNESTHTRTFAGLSMFDYTALPFYWARKANPSATLIVNEFGVVGPRGGDDKFYNLLREMKEKKVPFDVIGIQTHMHRGPFSLAEILDTLDRYATLGKPIHFTETTVLSGGNETTPEGEKKQAEYVEQFYRVCFSHPAVRAITWWDFSDAKAWQGLAAGLVRKDMSPKPVYLVLDRLINKEWHTIAKGETFKDGSFSFRGFYGKYTVSLTNAKGESKLVSFHLREGSDNVLKIRL, encoded by the coding sequence ATGCCGCGGTCAATGTTTTTAGGACTTGCCTTGATTTTCATCGGAGTTGCTCTGGTTGCAAATCAAAGCGAGGGAACAACTATGTTGTCCAAGGAACTAGTTATGCGCATCCAGCGGGACACGGAGAAATACCGCAAGGGGAATGCCAAAATTGTTGTGTTCGATAACAAGGGCAGACCCATCGAAGGCGTATTAGTGAAAGCCGAACAGGTCAGCCATGACTTCCTTTTTGGTTGCAATATTTATGCTCTCGATGCGCTTCCGGATGCGAATTTGAACGAGAAATACAAAGAGCTTTTCAAACGCCTTTTAAACTATGCCACAGTGCCATTTTACTGGCGTGGATTTGAGCCTGAGCAGGGCAAACCTGGTTATGCACGCACTGACCACATTGTCAAATGGTGCAAAGAGAATAACATCACGACAAAGGGACATCCGCTCGTTTGGACTCATCAAGCAGGTGTTCCAGCTTGGCTTGATGAAAGCAATCCAACTGAGGTTAAGCAACTTCTTGAACATCGAGTGACTGCCATTGTCTCGCGCTACAAAGGACAGATTGATATTTGGGATGTCGTAAACGAATCTACGCATACGCGCACCTTCGCAGGGCTCTCGATGTTCGATTATACTGCTTTGCCTTTCTATTGGGCGAGAAAAGCAAATCCTAGCGCCACTCTTATCGTCAACGAATTTGGAGTGGTAGGCCCAAGGGGTGGCGATGATAAGTTTTACAACTTGTTGCGAGAAATGAAGGAAAAGAAAGTGCCATTTGATGTTATTGGTATTCAAACTCATATGCACCGGGGTCCTTTTTCTCTTGCCGAAATTTTGGATACGCTTGATAGGTATGCTACTCTAGGGAAGCCAATTCATTTTACGGAAACGACCGTTCTTTCTGGTGGCAATGAGACGACCCCTGAGGGCGAGAAAAAACAAGCAGAGTATGTGGAACAGTTCTATAGGGTATGCTTTAGTCACCCGGCAGTAAGGGCGATTACCTGGTGGGATTTCTCCGACGCGAAAGCTTGGCAAGGACTAGCTGCTGGATTGGTAAGAAAGGATATGAGCCCAAAGCCTGTATATTTGGTGCTCGACCGCCTGATTAATAAAGAATGGCACACTATCGCAAAAGGTGAGACTTTTAAGGATGGCTCCTTCAGCTTCCGTGGATTCTACGGAAAATACACTGTATCTTTGACAAATGCTAAAGGAGAATCAAAATTAGTCAGTTTTCACCTCCGTGAAGGGAGCGACAACGTTTTGAAGATACGTCTATAA